The proteins below are encoded in one region of Akkermansiaceae bacterium:
- a CDS encoding MmcQ/YjbR family DNA-binding protein has protein sequence MNLPDCIDHCLAKKGVEETTPFGPGVLVYKVLGKMFALTDPDEVPARVNLKCEPDRALELRDEYAAVIPGYHMNKKHWNTVILDGTLPTDLVRELIDHSYDLVVSGLKKSDREKLG, from the coding sequence GTGAACCTGCCAGACTGCATCGACCATTGTCTCGCTAAAAAGGGGGTCGAGGAAACCACCCCGTTTGGTCCCGGGGTTCTCGTCTATAAAGTGCTCGGCAAGATGTTTGCCCTGACCGATCCCGATGAAGTGCCGGCACGGGTCAATCTCAAATGTGAGCCTGATCGCGCCCTTGAACTACGGGATGAGTATGCGGCGGTGATACCGGGTTATCACATGAACAAGAAACACTGGAACACGGTGATTCTTGATGGAACCCTGCCCACCGACTTGGTGCGCGAGCTGATTGATCACTCGTATGACCTTGTTGTTAGTGGGTTGAAGAAATCCGACAGGGAGAAGCTTGGTTAG
- a CDS encoding plasmid pRiA4b ORF-3 family protein, giving the protein MNSYVVKVFLYEVEPLIWRRFSVPESATFADLHQIIQKAMGWNDEQAHQFRHGKGRSLTGVIANTQEQVAPGDDFQDEKDVTVGAFVGRRRLPIRLMYRYDFFDDWTHELVIEEKLDGENTPKMLGGERACPPEDCGGSFGYKECLAGYAEWMDDDYDPEAFDLKSIKL; this is encoded by the coding sequence ATGAACTCCTACGTCGTCAAAGTCTTCCTCTATGAAGTCGAGCCACTTATCTGGAGACGATTCTCCGTCCCGGAGTCAGCGACTTTTGCCGACCTGCACCAAATCATCCAAAAAGCGATGGGCTGGAATGATGAACAGGCACACCAGTTCCGTCATGGAAAAGGGAGAAGTCTTACTGGTGTGATTGCCAATACCCAGGAGCAAGTCGCTCCCGGAGATGATTTTCAAGATGAGAAGGATGTCACCGTGGGAGCATTTGTAGGACGCCGGCGGCTGCCGATCCGATTGATGTATCGGTATGACTTTTTTGACGACTGGACCCATGAACTCGTCATCGAGGAGAAACTGGACGGTGAGAATACTCCGAAAATGTTAGGTGGCGAGCGTGCCTGTCCACCCGAAGACTGCGGCGGCTCGTTTGGCTACAAGGAGTGTCTTGCAGGCTATGCCGAGTGGATGGATGACGATTACGATCCGGAAGCCTTTGACCTGAAATCAATCAAGCTGTGA